Part of the Sulfurimonas sp. C5 genome, TCAAAAACTCTAAAGTGATCTCAAAATTATCTTTTCTAACACTGTATTGCTTATGATCTTTATATGCATCCCAATCAATTGTCATTGTTGTTTCATCCTTTGCAAAGCATTTTCCAACTGCTTTATTATTTGCGTCATTTTAGCAGATGGGACTGCAAAATTCAAGCGCATAAAGCCACTTCCCTCTTTACCAAAACTTAGTCCTGCATTGAGTCCAAGTTTAGCCTCTTGAACAAACCATTTGCGTAATAGTTTATCACTCAAATGCATCCCTTTACAATCTAACCATGCGAGATATGTTCCTTCTATAGGTATTAACTTAATATAATCACTATATTTTGCACATAATTCCTCTAACATTTGATAATTTTTATATAGGTGTACAAGAAGTGCTTCAATCCATTTAGAGCCTTCTCTATACGCAGCTTCAAAGGCAACATGACTCAATACATTTCCCTGTGCAAAATGGACACTATCATACGCTTCTTTAAATTTTTCCTGCAAGTTTTTCGGTACAACAATACTACTTGCTGCAAATCCTGCCATATTAAAAGTTTTACCGACACCTATCGCTGTAATTGTAATCTCTTTTGCACCTTTGAGTGATGCAAATGGTATATGTTTATTCGACTTATACACTAAGTCACAATGCACCTCATCTGCAAAAATCACAATATTGTTCTCTATACATATTTCTAAAAGCGCTTCAAGTTCCTCTTTTCTCCATACACGACCAACCGGATTGTGTGGAGATGAGAGTAAAAGCAGTTTTGTTTTATCTGTTATTTTTGACTTTAAATCATCCAGATCAAAAATATATGTACCATCCTCTTTTTGTTTTAAAGGGTTTTTCAATACCTTTCGATCCATCTGAAGCGGTGCATGAAAAAAAGGCGGGTAGATCGGTGTTTGTACAATCACCTCATCTCCAAACTCTGTAAATGCACTAATTACTACTTGCATTGATGCAACAACAGAATGGGAATAAAACATCTCATCTAATTTATACTCTACATTATGATGTTTTTTCATCCACTCTATTTGTGCTTCAAAGGCAGAATCAGGAAACTCTTCATAACCAACTATTGGGTGTTCTAACCTTTTTTTTACGCTCTCAAGTACAAAGTCCGGCGTATCTATATCCATATCCGCCACCCATGCAGGAAGTACATCTTCAGTTCCGAATAGCTTTTCTCTTAATGTATACTTTTCTGCATTTGTTTGACTTCTATCAGCCGCAGTCGTAAAATCGTACATTATATTTTTTTCCAAACACTTACCTCTGCAATTGTATGTTGATATTTTCTTTTTGTTTCGGGAATCACAAACTCTAAATCTTCTACTGCTACAAGTTCAAATTTATCTTGTAAAATTGTTTTCATATTCTCTAAAGTCTCTACCACATTTCCTCGTTCATCATAATAACCGCCCAACCAAAACTCTTTGTCAGTTGATTCTTCCTGCCAAGTGTACGGTGATGTAATGATCAATATCCCTTCTTCATTTAATCGCTCAGAGACATCATCTAAAAAGAGTCTCGGATTATACAACCTATCAATTAAATTTGTTGCAAGGATAAGATCATAACCAGTAAAATTCGGTTTTAAATTACAAGCATCCCCTTGCCAAAAACTCACCTTCTCTTTCAATGAATCATATCCGAGTGCTTCAATGGTTACAGTTTTTTCTTTTATAATTTCACCTTCTTGTTTTACTTTAAAGGAGACTGTTCCCTCTTTTTGAAGCTTTGTTCCTACACCGATAAAACGCACAGAGAAATCTATACCTTCTACTTCATCAAATATTTTAGCGAGCTCATAAGTTGCACGTCCTGTTGCACATCCTAAATCAAGTGCTTTTTTAGTTTTCTTTGCATATTTTTTTGCAAGATTTCCACAGGAGATTGCAAAGTTCTCAACTCCAAAATGTGTTTCACCATATTGAAATTCACAATACTGCGAAACCAGTTCATCTGTTTCATATATATTCTCATCATTATCTGCATTGTTACTAATTACATATCTAAAACCTGCATGTTGAAAAAAATGTCTTCTAAATGCATAGCGGGAGTATTTCATAATCAAATTTCCCGTACTTGCAAAAGAGGAACCAAGGATTAAAGCATGCTTTTCATCAAATGTCGGTGTTGAAAAATCATCATATGCTACGTGTGGTTCAAAACCTTCAAAGCCCCGGATTGGTGTACGGCTCCATTGCCAAACATTTCCAATTAAATCATATATAACCGAACCGTTTTTTAAAGCAAAACTAAATTGATCCACCGGACACGAAGAAGCATAATGGTAAAAATCAATATTAGCCGAACTCTCATGCAACTCAGGTATATCTTGCAAATTAGAGAGTTCATAAATTGCCATATACTCTGCTTCACTTGGCAAAGTATATATTTTGCCATCTGTTTCTGACTTATAATTACAAAAAGCTTCTGCTTCTAAAGCATTCACATCTACAGGCCAGTTTAACGGCAAAGGG contains:
- a CDS encoding PatB family C-S lyase gives rise to the protein MEKNIMYDFTTAADRSQTNAEKYTLREKLFGTEDVLPAWVADMDIDTPDFVLESVKKRLEHPIVGYEEFPDSAFEAQIEWMKKHHNVEYKLDEMFYSHSVVASMQVVISAFTEFGDEVIVQTPIYPPFFHAPLQMDRKVLKNPLKQKEDGTYIFDLDDLKSKITDKTKLLLLSSPHNPVGRVWRKEELEALLEICIENNIVIFADEVHCDLVYKSNKHIPFASLKGAKEITITAIGVGKTFNMAGFAASSIVVPKNLQEKFKEAYDSVHFAQGNVLSHVAFEAAYREGSKWIEALLVHLYKNYQMLEELCAKYSDYIKLIPIEGTYLAWLDCKGMHLSDKLLRKWFVQEAKLGLNAGLSFGKEGSGFMRLNFAVPSAKMTQIIKQLENALQRMKQQ
- the ovoA gene encoding 5-histidylcysteine sulfoxide synthase — protein: MSKLSVFPPRLDGANIEEKRQEIKRYFNNSFDLFEKMFDMLKSDTVYYKKSEPTRHPMIFYFGHTATFFINKLILMKLITERINPEYESLFAVGVDEMTWDDLNEKNYDWPKVHEVRAYRVKVRKLINSLIDTLEFTLPITQDSAMWIILMGIEHERIHIETSSVLHRQMPIEFIQELDEFIICESSGENIKNEMISIEGKTIRLGKSHDHHLYGWDNEYGEYQEEIKSFQVAKYLVSNGEFLEFVLAGGYDNNEYWSDEGKEFLERSKAKHPHFWIKKEKGYDYRALSKIIPLPLNWPVDVNALEAEAFCNYKSETDGKIYTLPSEAEYMAIYELSNLQDIPELHESSANIDFYHYASSCPVDQFSFALKNGSVIYDLIGNVWQWSRTPIRGFEGFEPHVAYDDFSTPTFDEKHALILGSSFASTGNLIMKYSRYAFRRHFFQHAGFRYVISNNADNDENIYETDELVSQYCEFQYGETHFGVENFAISCGNLAKKYAKKTKKALDLGCATGRATYELAKIFDEVEGIDFSVRFIGVGTKLQKEGTVSFKVKQEGEIIKEKTVTIEALGYDSLKEKVSFWQGDACNLKPNFTGYDLILATNLIDRLYNPRLFLDDVSERLNEEGILIITSPYTWQEESTDKEFWLGGYYDERGNVVETLENMKTILQDKFELVAVEDLEFVIPETKRKYQHTIAEVSVWKKI